A single genomic interval of Helianthus annuus cultivar XRQ/B chromosome 13, HanXRQr2.0-SUNRISE, whole genome shotgun sequence harbors:
- the LOC110898331 gene encoding heat stress transcription factor A-3 translates to MDPSYISSSSSSYNDAVETANGDAGVPKPLDCLQGTPVPPFLSKTYDLVDDPRLDHIISWGDGGLSFVVWDPVEFSRRILPKNFKHNNFSSFIRQLNTYGFRKIDTDGWEFACESFLKGKRHLLKNIRRRRSLPAQQLTEESSSLSVEAEVERLQKERIEMMREVIDLQDQQRGTHQYMEAVNQKLQAAEDRQKQMVSSLAKVFQITKFKNEHRRISSQQKARKFIKHQPDDHVSVDNTETAPLRLHDLDLQELAQVNDRFPKEELDFSFDYDAATIVKQEDLWSSDFETVSAMPNNMWNYVGNYEYPEFGAPGGELSDFWNLADSGAEPSKSQKTDQYGF, encoded by the exons ATGGATCCTTCTTAcatttcatcatcttcttcttcataca ATGATGCTGTAGAGACTGCAAATGGGGATGCGGGTGTTCCCAAACCTCTTGATTGTTTGCAGGGGACACCGGTCCCGCCTTTTTTGTCGAAAACTTATGATTTGGTGGATGATCCCAGACTGGACCATATTATTTCTTGGGGTGATGGTGGTTTGAGCTTTGTTGTGTGGGATCCTGTCGAGTTTTCGAGGCGAATCTTGCCCAAAAACTTCAAGCATAACAATTTTTCGAGCTTTATTCGACAACTCAACACTTAT GGTTTTCGCAAGATAGATACAGACGGGTGGGAATTCGCGTGCGAAAGCTTTCTTAAAGGAAAACGGCATCTCTTGAAAAACATTCGCAGGCGGAGGTCACTGCCAGCTCAGCAGCTTACCGAAGAAAGTAGCAGTCTTTCAGTTGAAGCTGAGGTGGAGAGACTACAAAAAGAAAGAATCGAAATGATGCGTGAAGTTATCGATCTACAAGATCAGCAACGCGGGACCCATCAATATATGGAAGCAGTCAACCAAAAGCTCCAAGCAGCTGAAGATAGACAGAAACAGATGGTCTCATCACTGGCTAAAGTTTTTCAAATCACAAAGTTTAAAAACGAGCATCGTCGTATTTCGTCTCAACAAAAGGCTCGCAAGTTTATTAAACATCAACCCGATGATCATGTTTCAGTTGATAACACAGAAACTGCACCATTGCGACTACATGATCTTGATTTGCAGGAACTAGCTCAGGTTAACGATCGTTTCCCGAAAGAAGAACTTGATTTCAGTTTTGATTATGATGCTGCAACTATTGTTAAGCAGGAAGATCTTTGGAGCTCTGATTTCGAGACGGTTTCTGCAATGCCTAACAATATGTGGAACTATGTTGGTAACTATGAGTATCCTGAGTTCGGTGCGCCAGGTGGCGAGTTGTCTGATTTCTGGAATCTAGCCGATTCTGGTGCTGAACCTAGCAAGTCGCAGAAAACCGACCAATATGGATTTTGA
- the LOC110898330 gene encoding DNA glycosylase/AP lyase ROS1: MDERGESSSSYNFSPNEFVHAPVTPDKLGWPDANMIKNWLENPFREAGFEQRSVMNSFSCWDGGFGSTSQSYEIAGGMCGKFSVDDVETWNSISCRDLLALADATIGKGCDYGYGGGGWMNLCDLSSLPLQTVVDPLISTGLSLQFMPLTPDQGKRVSDKDVSTLAEQTNLNETPQQKPKRRKHRPKVVTEGKPKRARKPATPKPATPNPDGSSTGKRKYVRRKGVEKSTATPAVEETNGVVHPSPDQQTKKTCKRKIDFDESEKQAEEMVDKACLVTSEVVENYQKVHETESPSPITPSKTELPQERLKRKYTKAKCKINFLQETHDNGPGHVPGPNEPDCSTSVRNKKKSNAPETSKKKKIMAPSLYHAHLGYNPSLRCESIYNIDALSSRFERLHINTDAIVPYMSRYHEKNALVVYQQDTSLVPYEGLFNPMKKRKQRPKVDLDDETNRVWMLLLENINSKGIDGTDEDKAKWWEEERRVFRGRVDSFIARMHLIQGDRRFSQWKGSVLDSVVGVFLTQNVSDHLSSSAFMSLAARYPIKLNTSGEPLHEEESILSVKEPCQVDESGDRGRVMLQEADSCDSKEVVNSNEFSKNCVVSADLNDGSECEVAELSEKESVINHIEVEEIVSSQNSADTCSMHKTEEQNDRCKATSGGYTSFVELLHMQGPSACESETIQKNSEKCASEESGISAESASQTTVQMVNTISSQESANSNCTVQQVLEITNSSIETSKASGTNNIVEASGETVQKVVDFHLNKNGSDQIVNGMDEGPSKAKKEKTGKTQSKVDWDELRLQAEVEQKRERTPNTVDSMDYEAIRAADVNDVADAIKERGMNNRLAARIKDMLDRLVKDHGSLDLEWLRDVPPDKAKEYLLSFKGLGLKSVECIRLLTLHHLAFPVDTNVGRIAVRLGWVPLQPLPESLQLHLLEMYPIQETIQKYLWPRLCKLDQRTLYELHYQMITFGKVFCTKTKPNCNACPLRGECRHFASAFASARLSLPAPEESITGSTEDRTGRNPIPMIDLPSSSEQPKQLSEVHDCNPVIEEQATLGPIVEVPPTLEPIVEVPASPEPEQIQEEVFDIEDFGGDAEEIPMIKLNIEALAQNLQTYMERHMELGEGDVSKALVALTSEAASIPTPKLKNISQLRTEHQVYELPDSHPLLEGLDTREHDDPCPYLLAIWTPGETADSIQPPEGQCSSQESGTLCNEETCFFCNSTREANSQTIRGTLLIPCRTAMRGSFPLNGTYFQVNEVFADHKSSLNPIDVPRAWLWNLPRRTVYFGTSIPTIFKGMTTEDIQYCFWKGFVCVRGFEQKTRAPRPLMARLHFPASRLNKPKPKTDEKDKVKQ; this comes from the exons ATGGATGAAAGGGGAGAAAGTTCATCTTCTTATAATTTTTCCCCAAATGAGTTTGTTCATGCTCCGGTGACACCGGATAAGCTGGGCTGGCCCGACGCGAATATGATCAAAAATTGGCTTGAAAATCCGTTCAGAGAAGCCGGTTTTGAACAAAGGTCTGTGATGAATAGCTTTAGTTGTTGGGATGGTGGTTTTGGGTCAACGAGTCAAAGTTACGAGATTGCTGGTGGAATGTGTGGTAAGTTTTCGGTGGATGATGTGGAAACGTGGAATAGTATTTCTTGTAGAGATCTGCTGGCACTTGCGGATGCCACGATTGGAAAAGGTTGTGATTatggttatggtggtggtgggtggatgAACTTGTGTGATCTCAGTTCTTTACCACTGCAAACGGTGGTAGATCCGCTAATAAGCACGGGTCTGTCGCTGCAATTTATGCCATTGACACCAGATCAGGGCAAAAGGGTATCTGATAAAGATGTTTCTACACTTGCTGAACAAACAAATTTGAATGAAACGCCACAACAGAAACCGAAAAGAAGAAAGCACAGACCGAAAGTGGTTACAGAAGGTAAACCCAAAAGGGCAAGAAAGCCCGCAACTCCAAAGCCCGCAACCCCAAACCCTGATGGATCCTCGACGGGAAAGAGGAAATATGTCAGGAGAAAGGGGGTTGAAAAGTCAACGGCAACACCCGCTGTAGAGGAAACAAATGGCGTTGTGCATCCGAGCCCAGATCAACAAACTAAGAAAACATGTAAGAGAAAGATCGATTTTGATGAGTCTGAGAAACAGGCAGAAGAAATGGTTGATAAAGCATGCCTGGTGACTAGCGAAGTAGTGGAAAATTACCAAAAAGTACATGAAACCGAGTCACCAAGCCCGATCACCCCTAGCAAAACCGAGCTGCCACAGGAGAGATTAAAAAGGAAGTACACAAAAGCAAAATGTAAGATAAACTTCTTACAAGAAACCCATGATAATGGACCGGGTCATGTGCCGGGTCCAAATGAACCCGACTGCAGCACAAGTGTACGCAATAAGAAAAAGAGTAACGCACCAGAAACGtcaaaaaagaagaaaataaTGGCGCCTTCTTTGTATCATGCTCACTTAG GGTATAATCCAAGTTTAAGATGTGAAAGCATATACAATATCGATGCACTAAGTAGCCGATTTGAGCGGCTGCATATCAACACCGATGCAATTGTACCTTACATGTCAAGATACCATGAGAAAAATGCTCTTGTTGTCTATCAACAGGACACAAGTCTTGTTCCGTATGAAGGCTTGTTTAATCCAATGAAGAAAAGAAAGCAACGTCCTAAAGTTGACCTTGATGACGAGACAAATAGAGTCTGGATGCTTTTATTGGAAAATATAAATAGTAAAGGAATAGACGGGACAGATGAGGATAAGGCAAAGTGGTGGGAAGAAGAACGAAGAGTATTTCGTGGGCGAGTTGATTCATTTATCGCAAGAATGCATCTCATACAAG GGGACAGACGGTTTTCTCAGTGGAAAGGGTCTGTTTTGGATTCAGTGGTTGGGGTTTTCCTAACTCAGAACGTGTCGGACCATCTATCGAG TTCGGCTTTTATGTCTCTTGCTGCACGGTATCCCATCAAGCTAAACACCAGCGGTGAACCGCTCCATGAAGAGGAATCAATCCTGTCGGTTAAAGAACCATGCCAAGTAGATGAATCGGGAGATCGTGGTCGTGTTATGTTGCAGGAGGCTGATTCATGCGACTCAAAAGAAGTTGTTAACAGTAACGAATTTTCTAAAAATTGTGTCGTTAGTGCCGACTTGAATGACGGTTCAGAATGTGAAGTTGCAGAGTTATCTGAAAAAGAATCGGTTATAAATCATATAGAAGTTGAAGAAATAGTCTCTTCACAGAATTCTGCAGATACATGCTCCATGCATAAAACCGAAGAACAAAATGACAGGTGTAAAGCTACTAGTGGTGGGTACACATCTTTTGTAGAGTTATTGCATATGCAAGGACCTTCTGCTTGTGAAAGTGAAACTATTCAAAAGAATAGTGAAAAGTGTGCAAGTGAAGAAAGTGGAATATCAGCAGAATCCGCAAGTCAAACTACGGTCCAGATGGTCAACACAATAAGCTCGCAAGAATCAGCAAACAGTAACTGCACGGTGCAACAAGTTCTCGAAATAACAAATAGCTCGATAGAGACTTCTAAAGCCAGTGGGACTAACAATATTGTTGAAGCCTCGGGAGAAACGGTGCAGAAGGTAGTTGATTTTCATTTGAATAAAAATGGAAGTGATCAAATAGTTAATGGTATGGATGAGGGTCCTTCTAAAGCTAAAAAGGAGAAAACCGGAAAGACACAAAGTAAAGTTGACTGGGATGAACTAAGATTGCAAGCTGAAGTCGAACAAAAGAGAGAGAGAACACCGAACACAGTGGATTCAATGGACTACGAGGCGATAAGGGCAGCCGATGTAAATGACGTTGCGGATGCCATCAAGGAACGGGGTATGAACAATAGACTCGCTGCAAGAATTAAG GACATGCTTGACCGGCTAGTAAAAGACCATGGAAGCCTTGATCTTGAATGGTTAAGAGATGTTCCACCCGACAAAGCCAA GGAGTACCTGCTAAGCTTTAAAGGCTTGGGCTTGAAAAGTGTGGAGTGTATTCGACTTCTAACGCTTCATCATCTTGCTTTCCCG GTTGACACAAATGTGGGACGTATAGCTGTAAGACTCGGATGGGTACCCCTTCAACCACTTCCCGAGTCCCTTCAGTTGCATCTTTTAGAAAT GTATCCCATTCAGGAGACCATTCAAAAGTATTTATGGCCAAGATTATGCAAGCTTGACCAGAGAACTTT GTATGAACTGCATTACCAGATGATAACATTTGGAAAG GTTTTCTGTACAAAGACCAAACCAAATTGCAACGCGTGTCCGCTAAGAGGAGAGTGCAGACATTTTGCAAGTGCATTTGCAAG TGCAAGGTTGTCGCTACCAGCGCCAGAAGAGAGTATCACAGGTTCAACAGAAGATCGAACTGGTCGAAATCCAATTCCGATGATAGATCTACCTTCATCTAGCGAACAACCCAAACAGCTGTCAGAAGTCCACGATTGCAACCCCGTTATTGAAGAACAGGCAACGCTGGGGCCTATAGTTGAGGTACCGCCAACGCTAGAGCCGATAGTTGAGGTGCCGGCGTCACCAGAACCTgaacaaattcaagaagaagtGTTTGATATAGAGGATTTCGGTGGAGACGCCGAAGAAATTCCAATGATTAAGCTGAACATTGAAGCACTCGCTCAGAACTTGCAAACGTACATGGAAAGACATATGGAACTTGGAGAAGGTGACGTGTCAAAAGCATTAGTCGCGTTAACGTCGGAAGCTGCTTCAATTCCTACGCCTAAACTTAAAAATATCAGCCAGCTAAGAACAGAACACCAAGT CTATGAGCTTCCAGATTCACATCCACTCTTGGAAGGG CTGGACACACGAGAACATGATGATCCTTGCCCATACCTTTTAGCAATTTGGACGCCCG GTGAAACCGCAGATTCGATTCAGCCGCCAGAAGGACAATGTAGCTCCCAAGAATCTGGAACATTGTGCAACGAAGAAACATGCTTCTTCTGCAACAGCACTCGTGAAGCGAATTCCCAAACCATTCGTGGGACCCTCCTG ATACCGTGTCGAACTGCGATGAGGGGGAGTTTTCCACTCAACGGTACATATTTTCAAGTGAATGAG GTGTTTGCAGACCACAAGTCGAGCCTTAACCCGATAGATGTACCCAGAGCTTGGTTATGGAATTTACCAAGAAGAACAGTGTATTTCGGAACTTCCATACCGACAATATTTAAAG GCATGACAACAGAGGATATTCAATACTGCTTTtggaaag GGTTTGTTTGTGTGAGAGGATTTGAGCAGAAGACAAGAGCACCGCGACCGCTTATGGCCAGGCTACACTTTCCGGCTAGCAGGTTAAACAAACCAAAGCCAAAGACCGATGAGAAAGATAAAGTAAAGCAGTAG